ACCATGGAAAAGAAACGGCGATGAGGCAGCAAGAAGTGGAAGGTTCGAGGAATAAGAAGATGGGAATGCAGGAAGAACGGTGATCATTCTGAATGCTGCATGCAGCTTGTTATAGAAAATATGTACATAATTGTTAGATAATGGTATATCAGATAGTATCATGATTATTTGGAAGATTTCTTACTTTTCTCTTGTTCCTGTTGTTCttgtttttccttttcaatgtCGTCTACGTATTTACcgatttcttcattatctaGGACTATTATTTTGTTATCTGCTGAAACGACGGTTATTTCGATGTTCTTTGCTCCGGTTTGAACCACTTCCAACAATGATTTGATTGTTAATTTCACACATTCTTCCACTGTGGATGGAGGTTCATCTTTATTGTAGTTTTTCTCGAGGAATTCTCTCACGGTTTTTGAGTTTCTGCCGATAGTTTGTGCAGTCCATGAGGAATATATACCGCTTGGTTCTGTTTGGTACAATTTTGGAGTGTTATCCCTTGGATCGAGACCAGCAATCAGAGTTGAGACACCGAAGGGTCTAACACCACCGGATTGTGTATATTTCTGTTGGACACCTGCGACGTAACGAGCCAAATATTCTACGGTGACTGGATCTTCCAGGGTCAATCTATGCGATTGAGCTTCTACTCTTGCCTTTTCAATTAAGATTCTTGAATCCGCATTGAGACCAGAGAATGAAAGTACGATATGATTATcaatctttgatattttggaTGGAGTGATTCTTGGATCTTGTAGTTTCAGAGTGGATCTTCTTTCGCAACCCAGCACTACGCAATTGGTACCTTTGACGCCGACTGCACACGTACCTCTCTTGACGGCTTCTAGGGCGTATTCTACTTGGAAAATATGACCATCAGGGGAGAAAATAGATAATGCTCTGTCGTAACCACTCATTACGGATTGTTAGATGTGTTTGTGTAGTTGGGAAGATCCATCAACTCTTGTAAAACTCGTTGAATTTATGAGAGCCTTAATGGGTGGCAAAATTGCGATTAACAACAAAGTGCCGAGGTGGGTTACCCGGGCAATAGCACGtgattcaaaagaaagaacCGCCTCACGCTAGTTGCTCCGCTTCTGCAGTCCACTCGATCGTTCTCCAACTCCATCACAGATAGCATTCTCTTCAAATACTGCCTTGAACCAAAACGCTCGTCAGAAACCTCTTCAAGCCCTAATTGGCCAACACCTCCAAGGCCGGGTCGTAACCCGCACGTTTTTTTCGCTTTTCTCTTTTAGGCGACATATAAAAAGAGAGAGCccattggaaaaaaaatttttcacttgcTTCTAAAATTATCTTTCTCTCATACAACAATTCAACATACAGGTACAACAAACTGTACGTATCACTGTGTTCCTGTGATGGTGCTACTTCTGCCGGTCGAGCATCTATCGGAATGATTTGTCTCTTTCTCGTGCTATCGTTAGAATCAGAGTAGTTATGTTCTTTTTTCCATGGAGTAGTAAAGTTTCAATTGTTCTGATGAACAATGTCACAGTTACGGGAGCATAATCTCTGATACCTTTCAACGAACCCAATGCACGACCGTCAACGAATCCTACGGGACACTCGTCTGACATTCTACAAGAATCCCTATGAAGATGTACATACCATTCGACACTTGCTCACAAATCCCCATCTTAAACGCTTTTTCTACTAACTTTTATTCAGAAATTAATACTTCAAAATGACTCGTTCCTCCGTTTTAGCAGACGCTTTAAATTCCATCAATAACGCTGAAAAGACTGGTAAACGTCAAGTCATGATTAGACCTTCTTCTAAGgtcatcatcaaatttttgcaaGTTATGCAAAAACATGGTATGTTTTACTCCAAAATTTAAGACTCTTCTGCATaacaaaggaaaaaaaatcaaagcTAATAGTTTAACTCTATCCCCGGGTTGATAACTAGATGATATGCTCGGTTTAATTTCAGTCCCATATTGTCCTTTAAGTATCCGGAAAATTGACTGTGTGGAAATGCTTCTTACACGATTTTAAAATCTCTCATTGTCTCAATAAGggtttccatttttttcaatcgTTTACTTTTCCTCCACATCTATTAGctttcttttatttgtaATGTTAAGAGTCTTGCAAACACATCTTgttaattttgtttttttaCTAACTTTTTTACTCAGGTTACATTGGCGAATTCGAATACATTGATGACCACAGATCAGGTAAAATTGTCGTTCAATTGAACGGTAGATTGAACAAATGTGGTGTCATCTCTCCAAGATTTAACGTTAAAATTGGtgacattgaaaaatggacTGAAAACTTATTACCTGCCAGACAATTCGGTTTCATTATCTTAACCACTTCTGCAGGTATCATGGATCATGAAGAAGCAAGAAGAAAGCATGTCTCTGGTAAGATTCTAGGTTTTGTCTACTGATTCATATCACTGTAATTATAGGgtttttataaatatattttaatagAATAATCGGAAAGAAACTCctgctttttctttttctttggcaCTATATGTGATATATATGCGTAATATCTAATTTCCATTATTGACATCAAATAGTTGTGAAGGCGGAGGCAATTGtactttctttcttctctcTACACTATTGGCATTTATCGAAAGTGCATCCAATTCTGGTAATGAATACCTTCTTATCTTAATAACAGGTGGACTGCTTATCGCTTTCAAAGGCGGTGAAAATGGTCCCTTGTATGTTTGATTACTAACtattttataatatatCGGAGGTAATAGCAATCTGTTGGCATCGCTACTATTACCATTACTATTAAcattaccattattattgtaaGTGCCCACCGTAGTTGTGTCAGTCGCATAAGGCTGCGAGCTagtcaatattttcaatattgcTTGCTTAAATTCCggtaataattttgttgaacgtaatatttttttctcaattatCTCTTGTTGTAAATGCGTCGTAATTAGTTGAATTAATTTGCAAAAACCAGAATTTGATTTCGATTTCTTATCGAAAAGAATCGTTAAGATTTCATCTTGAATCAATTTATCTGTAtcgatttttttctcaCTTCCAATAATATAACGATTCATAAAATATTGtgcatcttcatcaatgtGTAGAGATTGAAAATCTTTCACTATACAATACCATACGTAAATTaacaattgaatgattGGATTAGTTAACAGTCCCAAAGTATGGTTGATTCTATGATGATTATTAATAGAGATCGTTGTAACGTTTAATTCcatcttgaaaatttcataatgGAATAAGATTATATCTGACATGAAGTTAATAAATGCTTCATCGTATGggaaattaataaattgtaAAGAAGGTAATTCCAAAACAGCAATGACGGGTAATGACACCATCCCGAGACTGTTATTAATGATATCTGTTTGTGAAGACACGGAAATATTATCGTCTAACAGGAAAAATCTATTTATGAGCGTGTCATCATTATGTGACACGTCAAAATTCCTCAGGAATTCAAACCATGTAGATTGCCATAATAACCAGtgatttattgattttggtaatatcaaataatctATTAATAAGTTTGAAAGTTTTGTCGGAGCGTTAAGTAAAAAAcaatctttctttatattttcaaaaattgtcGAATTTGTTATTGATggtaaatttgaaaattttaaatttaattttatgatAAAATTGTGTAAATTATccattgatttgaaattccCCTTGGAATTGATAtaagaattatttattgattcaaaatataataaatttgaaatagagttcaattttttcaaaatcaaattttcattaatgatgatgttattattgataagaTTATGGGAATTTAGAATTTTTGTTATGGAGTAGTTTGGATATTCgataaatatattattttgcattatgaaccaattgaagatttttgatgaatctagattgaaaaaattgacaaaatttaaataattaatccagatattgaaacaaTCCCAATAATCTGCTGGAAAGATGGGTAATTGTAccaaattatcaattatgCGGATTAAATACAATTGATATGAATTGACTTTCAGAGTACAATTTCgtaaatcatttgaattcaattgaattagtattaaaattgatatatttgccattgaaaaatccGAATAATTATTCCATAAGAAATCccataaatttgaattaaaagaatGATCCGTTAATTGTTGACCCAATAGCATTAGAGTCAACAACATCGAATGATCCTGTTTTATTGATTCTAACGAGATGGAAGAAGTtaattcattgaataaattttcattaatgaagTATGAAATTGCATTATTAACGTAGTTCAATAGTTGTGCCGGAGAGGATGCTATTAGAATGTGAATGCTATTAGTGTTATattgattaataatattatcagATATGTATTGCAAAGTGAATTGATCGTTGATATCGAAATTTGCAGTCGTTGTCGCTGCGGACAggaattttgaattttttggaaaactCGGTGTACTGTGGTCCGTAgtaatttcatctttctttatgGCGATTAAGtctgtattattattattattattattattattattagcaCCCTCAGTAATTTTACCATTGGGGGTTACTTTAATATCTTTATGAACAGTCTTGATATGTCGTTGTACTAGGTCTCTTCTTACAAAAGCATGGTTACATATATTACACTGGAAGGGTTTATAGCCGGTATGAGATCTTTCATGACGAATTCTATGTTCTGACCTTGAAAAAGCCTTTGCACAGAATGAGCAAACGTATTTCCTTTGAGAGGCTACCATAGTTGAGGGGACGATGATATGCTTCTTGGGTAGatgtgaaaaaaaacaaattagCTATTAAGTATTTAATAGAGTgtagtatatatatgaggaagaagaagaagaagaagaagaagaagaagaagagagaagaagaagaagagaagaagaagaagaagaagaagaagaagaagaagaagaagaagaagtatCCTTTACGGtaaaagaggaaaagaagaaggaaatcTTTTATGGAGTCGAGTAACAAATTACTTGACAGATCACTTACTGAGATAGAAAGTATATATGAGAGAGATGTGGTGGGGGAGAGGCCAAAACAAAAAGACCTCAAGAATTGGATGGAGAAATAGTCATACCCACTACGTATATGGTGTGGGCTGGAAGATGTAGCAACGATACTGGTAACATTTGTAATACTACTTGCAGTAGATGATCCCActtctaaaaaaaaaaaaaaaaaaattaagtgAGTTTGTGGAGAGATATTTACACACCGAGGAGGGCAGAGGTAAATGGAAGGAATGCTCTCTGTAGACACTTTAAATGCGGGCAGTCGCAAGTAATTTGGCCGAGAGAGAAAATGCCGAGAGATTAATTTCTGGTGTAGATGGGGTAATGGCAATAAAAATCTTATGGTTCTTTTTGATGCTAACGAATAGAGCGGCGAAGAAAGTCGAAAGGGAAATGGCAAGATTATTTGCCTACGGGACATTTTTAAGTTTGTGGGGTTATGATTCTCGGGCTTGAAACGACGTGCGGGGCTGCTGGCCCTGCGAGTGTCGTCCAGGGAGTTCACGGAGGAGAGCGCCCACTGGTGCCATAAAATAACAAGGGTAAGACAGGGCTCTTCTCTCCTTCTTTTGTGGGGAAACAACACCAAGGACACGTTTTTCCCTATTTCGTCACCATTATTTATTTCCCCTCGGACAGCCGGAGTGCGAGGATGTCGGTTGGCAACATGCCTACAACGGGGAAAAAGGATCGTCAGGACGGTAAAAGGAATAACGCGGGGCGATAGATAATAAATACAATCTGCTGCGAAGAAATGCCTGTAGCTAGCTGTCTTTTTGTcctttttgtttttttgtGTCACAATCTTTTTTATCTAATCAATTGGTCCGGCTAATAGACAGACGCATTGTGAAATAGACGTATCTCCGTGCTTCTTTCTCATTCGACGGGCCTCAACATCGTCTCTTCATACGTCGGCACTTCCTGTCTCGCCAATTCATCATAATCATTCGTACGATCCGTGGATTCGTCGAAATCATTACTACTATTACTGTTATTATGCGCAATAACCATCAATCTGTCCCGGACACGCTCCTCGTAATTTGGTGGCGGTAGCGGCGGCAGTTGATGTTGGGGCATAAAATGCCCCACTGGACACGTGTCGGCTGTACCTACAATCACCGACGCATTATCGCCGTCATGGCGGCTTCTGTCGCTAACAAACAACGGTACCAACTCCCCAGTTCTGAAATGAATCTTACCGGTGTTTCTATCGAATAACACGAGTCTTCCCTTCATTTCGACCGTCGGAGATATGTACACTAACACGGGAATATTTgctttaatttcaataccCTTATTGCTTGAATGATCAAACAAActaatttggaaaattagTTTATGTCTTACTTCAAGTAAACTATTTGGTAATTGACAATCCTGTGTAATTCGCTTCAAATTATCAGGAATTTCCAATTCACtatttaattgaaaaatatcaattagTCTATTACTGCCTTGTTCAACCAAATTACCAAAATCATTCATCGATTGTTTAA
The genomic region above belongs to Kazachstania africana CBS 2517 chromosome 7, complete genome and contains:
- the PRE6 gene encoding proteasome core particle subunit alpha 4 (similar to Saccharomyces cerevisiae PRE6 (YOL038W); ancestral locus Anc_7.120), which codes for MSGYDRALSIFSPDGHIFQVEYALEAVKRGTCAVGVKGTNCVVLGCERRSTLKLQDPRITPSKISKIDNHIVLSFSGLNADSRILIEKARVEAQSHRLTLEDPVTVEYLARYVAGVQQKYTQSGGVRPFGVSTLIAGLDPRDNTPKLYQTEPSGIYSSWTAQTIGRNSKTVREFLEKNYNKDEPPSTVEECVKLTIKSLLEVVQTGAKNIEITVVSADNKIIVLDNEEIGKYVDDIEKEKQEQQEQEKSKKSSK
- the KAFR0G03040 gene encoding 40S ribosomal protein uS8 (similar to Saccharomyces cerevisiae RPS22B (YLR367W); ancestral locus Anc_4.213), which produces MTRSSVLADALNSINNAEKTGKRQVMIRPSSKVIIKFLQVMQKHGYIGEFEYIDDHRSGKIVVQLNGRLNKCGVISPRFNVKIGDIEKWTENLLPARQFGFIILTTSAGIMDHEEARRKHVSGKILGFVY
- the KAFR0G03050 gene encoding uncharacterized protein (similar to Saccharomyces cerevisiae YGR067C; ancestral locus Anc_4.214); translated protein: MVASQRKYVCSFCAKAFSRSEHRIRHERSHTGYKPFQCNICNHAFVRRDLVQRHIKTVHKDIKVTPNGKITEGANNNNNNNNNNTDLIAIKKDEITTDHSTPSFPKNSKFLSAATTTANFDINDQFTLQYISDNIINQYNTNSIHILIASSPAQLLNYVNNAISYFINENLFNELTSSISLESIKQDHSMLLTLMLLGQQLTDHSFNSNLWDFLWNNYSDFSMANISILILIQLNSNDLRNCTLKVNSYQLYLIRIIDNLVQLPIFPADYWDCFNIWINYLNFVNFFNLDSSKIFNWFIMQNNIFIEYPNYSITKILNSHNLINNNIIINENLILKKLNSISNLLYFESINNSYINSKGNFKSMDNLHNFIIKLNLKFSNLPSITNSTIFENIKKDCFLLNAPTKLSNLLIDYLILPKSINHWLLWQSTWFEFLRNFDVSHNDDTLINRFFLLDDNISVSSQTDIINNSLGMVSLPVIAVLELPSLQFINFPYDEAFINFMSDIILFHYEIFKMELNVTTISINNHHRINHTLGLLTNPIIQLLIYVWYCIVKDFQSLHIDEDAQYFMNRYIIGSEKKIDTDKLIQDEILTILFDKKSKSNSGFCKLIQLITTHLQQEIIEKKILRSTKLLPEFKQAILKILTSSQPYATDTTTVGTYNNNGNVNSNGNSSDANRLLLPPIYYKIVSNQTYKGPFSPPLKAISSPPVIKIRRYSLPELDALSINANSVERRKKVQLPPPSQLFDVNNGN